CCGGCTCGCTCGGGCTCGACGTGGGCAGCGCGGCGGCCCCGGCGGCGGGCACCTGGCCGCTCCTGGTCAGCGCCGTGGTCGTCGTCCTGGGCGTGGCCCTGCTGGCCGTCGCCCGGCGCACGGACGACGCGGAGCGCTTCACCGCCACCAGCTGGCTGGTGCTCGCGGGCCTGGCGACCATGGTCGTCTTCGTCCTCGTCCTGCCGGTGATCGGCTTCGAGATCCCCGCCGCGCTGCTCACCCTCACCTGGTTGCGCTTCCTGGGCCACGAGGGCTGGCGCACCTCGATCGTCACGAGCCTGGCCGTGGTGGTCGCCTTCTACCTGGTCTTCGTCG
This window of the Geodermatophilus sp. DSM 44513 genome carries:
- a CDS encoding tripartite tricarboxylate transporter TctB family protein, whose translation is MSSPSGAHGPGDTGGRTAAGASPAGARPVPAEGPPGGFDLEEAVHRVQAEEHEGRPPATGTLGNLVVAAAVVLLGVAAVTGSLGLDVGSAAAPAAGTWPLLVSAVVVVLGVALLAVARRTDDAERFTATSWLVLAGLATMVVFVLVLPVIGFEIPAALLTLTWLRFLGHEGWRTSIVTSLAVVVAFYLVFVAALSVPIPHLF